A region of the Mangifera indica cultivar Alphonso chromosome 10, CATAS_Mindica_2.1, whole genome shotgun sequence genome:
ATAATGGTATTCTTACAGTacgggtttttttttttttaaagaatttagaCCAGATAATTATTGGAACATGTGTTCACCTCCTTTGAATGGTTATTCATCACTTAAACTATTTATTGATGTAATGTAATTTATCCACTTGCTGCTAGCAGAACAGGTGTTCCACCCTTTAGAATGATCGTTCAACCCTTTATTTTAAGAACACAACCACAAATAGGAATCAATTAGCAACACTCCGTGTTAAAAGGAACTATAATTTTGGATCTTTTCCTCATCCACTGCAAAGATATTTAAACACTTGCATATGTGAATGATTAAGATCAATTTACGTAACTAGTAATCACAAACCTGCGAAGATCTCATAAATTGTGCATTATAATTTCTCAGTAATGTGTGGTCGATCACAGTTAAATTTGTCATGTCTATGTAAAGCATCTCAAATCCTCACCTCAATGACAAACAAATTTCACCAATGCAATTGAGCTTTGAATGAACAAACACCATTCATAAGCACAGGCATTGCTACGTATGGGTTAAGTTAATACATTCAGCCCAATCGAGTCAAATGCAGAATTAAGTGAACACAGAAGCAGATTCCTGGATGATTTAAGGGTTCCTAATAATGCAAAATGATTTCAAAGTAGCGAAGATGGAATGCAGTAAgctattttaactaaaaaataccAGAATATCTCATTTGATTCCTAATCCTTTCCGATGGATCATCTGCCCCTGAAATACTTTACAtgtttaaaaaaggaaaaataaaaggtaCTCCCAAACTTGTACAGTTGATGCAAATTGATGCTTTCTGAAGATTTCCAGAGcataataaaattgtgtataacAATTTCTATAAAACCTCAGACATTTTTCTAAACCTAAACCAAGGCAACTGCTTCTACAGTGGCATATCTGCTAGCTTAAAAGAGTCAATAACTTTTTCCAGTACACAAAATTGAACTCATCTGACAGCAAATTGAACCAGTTAATACACATTCACCATTGTAGCTTCAATTGTTTTCAgttattgcctttttttttaagtaattaattagaggGTTTTACAAACATGACAAGGGCTTGAATCTAGATTTTCTCCCTAAAAATTCTAATGCTCTATCAGTTTTGCTAAcccttcttttattattatttttttaagctaTTGCTGCTGCTCATATATCTGCATATATGCCTCAGAGAGTGCAACCATTTGAGGAAGAGTTTCTGAAACATGAAGATCCTGCACCTCATACCTGAAAACATGGATAGCAAATGTCTCAGTTGAAATGATTGCTGAATTTTAATTCACAGTTtgacaaattatgtataaaaggAACATTACCATAATTCTTCTGACTTCCGCTGCACAAAAACCCTGTAGAACCCCTCCTCAGGTTTACCATCATGAACAATATTGGCAATCAAATCATACTTGGAACGcaatttttcattctctttcGGTGTTGGCAAAGGTATGTAGTCCTTCAATTCCAAATTTTTCACAGGAAAATTGACTGCAACAGTAATATCAGTTAACACAAGGCAGTGCAAAGCCAGACTATATGTTAGAATTGAGACACTTATCCTCGATTTATAGGgtagtttttattataaaaaaaatatctaggTTTCAAATGGGggatgagagaaaattattacgGTTTCTGTTATTTGGACAGTCATCTTTGATTAATTGTGGAAGATATCAAGTGCTATGAACAGCCAGAAAATAGGAGGCTCTGGATTTCTCGAATTGTCCAAATTATCCTTGTAATCCTTCCTATTTGTGAAATCTATCAAAATAGACTatcaaatagtttttatttcattttgtgttttgttgaaTAAAAGGCTGGATTCCTATCACTATGATTCACACAAGAGGCCTTATAAATTCATTAGATGAAAGGACTACTAACATTTTCAGGAATTAAAACTTACCAAGTGTTGGATTTTTTtccacaaaaaaattattctttgtGAAGCGCCGCACGTGAAGGATCAAGTATTGTGGTAATCTTGTGACACGATATCTCATTCTAGCCACACGAGGACGAACAACCTCAGTCACCATTTCCCCATCAAACTTCttcaatatattaaataatggaaccttaaaaaaaaaaaaaacatagattaGCCCTCGAAATGATAATAAAGAATGCATATTAACACTTTAGAAACTATTCTTTTTCTTGGCTTAATAATAACTTTCCAAAGCTTTCCTATTTCTTAAATCTATGGAATTAATGTCATCATTAAAGTCCCAATCTATTCTATTCAGGCTAAATGCAACCACCAtgaacccccccccccccccaaaaaaaaaaaagattaataaagcATCCAAAACATTCACAAATTCTCCAAAATTTGGCTAAAGTATCAGTATTTTGCTCAATaaggaaaattagaaaaatgaaagGAATTGCCCAAAAGCGGTCCCAATCCTCCAAAGAAcatgcaaaatataaaatagcaTGCACATTATATGCAGAAATCCTTGACACTCTTATCACATAAGATTGTTCCAAAAACACTAGGAGATACTGAAACCAAAGCTAACGTTTTCAATTAAATAGTGACAAGGTGTCAAAAGAAGAAGAGTTTATGAGGTACAACTACTTCAACTAAAAATTCAACGAATAGAGCTTATTAACATAGATAATCTAAAGAATAAAGTCTTTAAGAATAAGTTGGTATAAATGTAGAAGAGTTGTCAAATACTAAATTAGTTAACATAGATCTTATAGCAAATAAAGTTTTAAGAATAAGTTGATGATTCTCTACTAGCTTGGTtgtataaatgtaaaataattgTCAAGTGCTaaattaccccaaaaaaaaaaaaggtttatgcTTCTCTggtaatattttagaaataacATGAGCATATTTTACTATTTCAAAACTTcagaagggaaaagaaaaagccTTTCTGTTAAACCCAAAATTTGAGCTTCTCTTAGTAAACatcaatcaattatttaatcacttgTATGCTCTACTTAAACTGCAACCAAACAACATAGAAGTTAATTGAAAACAGTTTTAGACACAAACTAAATGAATTTGGAATGTGAGACCATTTGTGGGTTCTTGCctaaatcaaacacaataagCCAAAAACTTTTACTCCCATTGCACCAGCAATTACAGCTTCTAAAATTCATGCTCAGAACctattatttagttttgtttctCCTTTCATCTACCTAGTGCAAGAGCTTGGAAGTTAAATAGCATCAATACAGTAAATTATCTTCAGACAACAACAAATCATATCTGCTTGTATTCATCAATACGCTTGCCTTTGTCATGCTTTATCAGTACCACAATTTGGTTCTATTTTGTTCaggttgaagaaaaaatttagtacCAGAATTTCAGCTTCATTTAAATTAGATTGCAGtagatttgaaattaaaaccctattagaaaaaattagaaaataccTGAGGTATGATATTTTTTTCCATCACATCTTTGAAAAGAGGTGGTGGTGGCAAATCAAGGCCAAGCATCAGGAACGACATTCTAGAAGTTTCCTTCATAATAGTATTCTGTTCACTTCCACCATCAGTTATCTGAGCAGCATTCAGATCGTCACCGTTTTCTTTCTTCTCAGAGATTGCATTACCAGGAATCTCCTTTATAACCTCCAATTCCCCCTATCAAGTATTATATTTAGAGTAAACACAAATTGGTAAATGATAGAAACAAGCAACAATCCTATGATAATGAACATCAGGTTGGTAGAAAGAAACCTGAAAGCAGTCATGGATGATACtagtatttttctttgttgttctaAGATCTGCATGCAGTGTGTTAAGAAGCCATGACATGAACTCAACAGGATTGGATTGTGCACCTATACGAAAACGTTTTTTACTGGCTTTCATAACTGCTTGCAGAAACTCGTGTGGACTCACCTGTAGTAGCAAGATATTCAGAACacatgaattgaattttagaaatttttacttttaagaaccacaacttcatcaaaataaactttaagGAATATACCTGTCCTTTGAAGTTTCGGGCATGCCAAATCTTTCTTGTGAGTTCTCCAAATCGATGAACAAGTGGAGATTTGCAGTGTTGATAGTTTTCCGGGATAAGAAAGAAATTTCTTAATGGAGTAACTCTCATTAGGGATTGAATTGTGACATTCACAAAATCAGTCTCCTTAATGTTATTCAAACCCACctaaatttttgagaaaaatacGAAGAACAAGACAAGCATCAGTTACAGCAACAAACCTAGTATCTTATTTCCCATATCAGTGGTATTACAACAATGGCCTAGAGGTATTAACAAAAAGTAATAAATCTGTAAGTGAGAACAATGATAACTACCATTCCTGGCAGGTAGTCTGAACCATCCAACGCCCTAGACCACAGCTTCTTTTTGTCAAGCTGTTCTACTTGATCCTTGGTAAACCTAAATTtacattaaaacaaaattaacttgcaattacttaaatatattaatgagaAAATAGTATTATAGCAACAAAGAGTGACAATGAATAATTTGACGAAACAAAAAACTATGCCAACTGATTATGCAGACCCTCTGGAAAAATTGATTGATCGGGAGGGTGTAGCTCAATTATGCATAAGGATATACCAATTAGAAATGAACAGAAAAATTGGACAAATATAGGGTGGATATAATGAGAAAGAGGCACAAATAGTCTAATATAGGGAATACCTTGGGTTTAGCACATGCCGAATATCATCCAATGATGGATCATTAATTTCATATCCGTCGGGAAGGCAGTAAACTTTCTCTGTTCGAAGGTTGATATAGACATGGTGTCCTGCTTCCAAACTATGAGTATATGCATGGGACTTCTGTCCTCTTCCTTGATAATACTTCCCACAAACCAAGCATGCATACACATTCAAGTTCGACAGAGAAACAGAGCAAAACttctcaaaatcaaaatccaacACCTGCCAAACATAAagtaaatactaaaaaaatatttccaaaaaataaaaccaacatCTTTTATCTAAATGATGACAAAAcgtttaaatatatttatccatatatatacTTGCCAATAGCAGACATTCTTCTCTAATAAATCAGAAAcacaaacatacaaaacaaaacTTGTAAATTCCTT
Encoded here:
- the LOC123228374 gene encoding U4/U6.U5 tri-snRNP-associated protein 2-like, which produces MSRKRENGDSGNEDGYSKRLKVAAEQSSPSPSPLGFENPLLPLANTYDDDEEDEEEIGRRVLSGGSSRAKDEQYGYGVQEDGNEDEDGRDDQGVGQGKRSRVVEVRRDCPYLDTVNRQVLDFDFEKFCSVSLSNLNVYACLVCGKYYQGRGQKSHAYTHSLEAGHHVYINLRTEKVYCLPDGYEINDPSLDDIRHVLNPRFTKDQVEQLDKKKLWSRALDGSDYLPGMVGLNNIKETDFVNVTIQSLMRVTPLRNFFLIPENYQHCKSPLVHRFGELTRKIWHARNFKGQVSPHEFLQAVMKASKKRFRIGAQSNPVEFMSWLLNTLHADLRTTKKNTSIIHDCFQGELEVIKEIPGNAISEKKENGDDLNAAQITDGGSEQNTIMKETSRMSFLMLGLDLPPPPLFKDVMEKNIIPQVPLFNILKKFDGEMVTEVVRPRVARMRYRVTRLPQYLILHVRRFTKNNFFVEKNPTLVNFPVKNLELKDYIPLPTPKENEKLRSKYDLIANIVHDGKPEEGFYRVFVQRKSEELWYEVQDLHVSETLPQMVALSEAYMQIYEQQQ